A single genomic interval of uncultured Desulfobacter sp. harbors:
- a CDS encoding helix-turn-helix domain-containing protein, with protein sequence MGRTGRKFVSPIEPLALKWLSLIEFSDEESKRTKLRAQAIRLSNSRYSINQISQICLTTQETVSKWIDGWEKCQFDSLIDKPRPGRTPLIPVEKHDEIIDIVKKNPRQLKSAITEIEEKFGEKISVKTLKRIIKKNCVGAGDGNLSKASAMRMNSGRRKKRSKF encoded by the coding sequence ATGGGACGAACGGGTAGAAAATTTGTTTCTCCAATTGAGCCGTTGGCATTAAAATGGTTGTCACTTATTGAATTTTCGGATGAAGAATCAAAGCGTACTAAACTCAGAGCTCAAGCAATCCGATTGAGCAACTCGAGGTATAGTATCAATCAGATTTCACAAATATGTTTGACTACTCAGGAAACAGTTTCGAAGTGGATAGATGGATGGGAAAAATGTCAATTTGACTCTTTAATTGATAAACCACGTCCTGGAAGGACACCACTGATCCCAGTTGAGAAGCATGATGAAATCATTGATATTGTAAAGAAAAATCCAAGGCAACTTAAAAGTGCAATTACTGAAATAGAGGAAAAATTTGGTGAAAAAATTAGCGTAAAAACCCTGAAGCGGATTATAAAAAAAAACTGCGTTGGTGCCGGGGACGGAAATCTCTCAAAAGCAAGCGCGATGAGGATGAATTCAGGGAGGCGCAAAAAGAGATCGAAATTTTGA
- a CDS encoding IS630 family transposase yields MRWCRGRKSLKSKRDEDEFREAQKEIEILKHEDDADVIDLHYFDESGFIGVPDVPYACQDGDEQLLLPTGKTSRINVLGFLSRQNNFFPCVFDCPVTSDIVVACFDAFSLSIEKRTIVVLDNAPIHHSAIFKDQIEKWEERGLFLYFIPKYSPELNLIEILWKHIKYFWLSPSAYKGFNFLKAELDNILANVGKEFRISFS; encoded by the coding sequence CTGCGTTGGTGCCGGGGACGGAAATCTCTCAAAAGCAAGCGCGATGAGGATGAATTCAGGGAGGCGCAAAAAGAGATCGAAATTTTGAAACACGAAGATGATGCAGATGTCATTGATTTGCATTATTTTGATGAATCCGGCTTTATCGGGGTGCCTGATGTTCCATATGCCTGCCAGGATGGAGATGAGCAGCTTTTGCTTCCGACTGGAAAAACTTCAAGAATCAATGTATTGGGATTCTTGAGTAGACAGAATAACTTCTTTCCTTGTGTTTTTGATTGCCCGGTCACTTCAGATATTGTAGTGGCTTGCTTTGATGCTTTTTCACTTTCCATAGAAAAAAGAACCATCGTTGTTCTGGATAACGCTCCAATACATCATAGCGCCATTTTTAAGGATCAAATTGAAAAATGGGAAGAAAGAGGACTTTTTCTCTATTTTATCCCCAAATATTCACCAGAATTGAATTTGATTGAAATTTTATGGAAACATATCAAGTATTTTTGGTTATCGCCCTCAGCTTATAAAGGATTCAACTTTTTGAAGGCAGAATTGGACAATATATTGGCAAATGTCGGCAAGGAATTTAGGATATCATTTTCTTAA
- a CDS encoding response regulator, translated as MLFVGLVPVGAGGSAFEEQNLQTKKVCQGGIESVLLVDDEESIIMMEKQMLERLGYKVTSRTSSIEALEAFRINPHKFDLIITDKAMPNMPGDKLAGELINIRPDIPILLCTGFSENMSKEKLSSLGIKRLLMKPIIMKDLAQKMREVLDEI; from the coding sequence ATGTTATTTGTAGGTTTGGTCCCGGTTGGGGCCGGGGGGAGCGCTTTTGAAGAACAGAATCTCCAAACGAAAAAAGTATGTCAGGGTGGGATTGAAAGCGTTTTGCTTGTGGATGATGAAGAAAGTATCATTATGATGGAAAAACAAATGCTGGAACGTCTGGGTTATAAAGTTACTTCGCGTACCAGCAGTATTGAAGCCCTTGAAGCTTTCCGTATCAATCCTCATAAATTTGATTTGATTATAACTGATAAGGCAATGCCAAATATGCCTGGAGATAAACTTGCGGGAGAATTGATCAATATACGTCCTGACATTCCAATATTGCTTTGCACTGGGTTTAGTGAAAATATGTCTAAAGAAAAGTTGTCATCTCTGGGAATTAAAAGGCTTTTAATGAAGCCGATTATCATGAAGGATCTTGCACAGAAGATGCGTGAAGTACTTGATGAAATTTAA
- a CDS encoding hydrogenase-4 component G, with translation MVSIQTNSYISFAGMSGASAGVYSGRLTSDTPVNERQVSGIKTENRIRLFRAQIQLGTDENVAGQTGLFHFNRLSEDDKVGLIYEDRFISDLSTEEAKELISSDGYFGVDKTSQRITDFVLMGAGGDVTLLKAGREGILKGFDEAEKAWGGKLPEISYDTLAKSLEAIDEKMACMTTCVSQSAPKAGCLRISVICSNPIKKAAKPVSHIYTFGDLISRLPRFLW, from the coding sequence ATGGTTTCGATACAAACAAATTCATATATTTCATTTGCCGGGATGTCCGGTGCATCTGCCGGCGTTTATTCAGGTCGCCTGACCAGTGATACACCAGTAAATGAAAGACAGGTATCCGGAATTAAGACTGAAAACAGAATTCGTCTGTTCCGCGCTCAGATCCAACTTGGCACAGATGAGAATGTTGCGGGCCAGACGGGCCTTTTTCATTTTAACCGGTTAAGCGAAGATGATAAAGTCGGTCTGATCTATGAAGACAGGTTCATTTCAGACCTTTCCACAGAAGAGGCCAAAGAACTGATCAGTTCTGACGGCTATTTTGGGGTGGACAAGACGTCCCAGCGCATTACCGATTTCGTGCTCATGGGCGCCGGAGGTGATGTGACGCTGCTTAAAGCCGGACGGGAAGGCATCTTAAAGGGATTTGACGAAGCTGAAAAGGCATGGGGCGGAAAGCTGCCCGAGATTTCCTATGACACATTGGCCAAAAGCCTTGAAGCCATTGATGAGAAGATGGCTTGCATGACCACATGCGTTTCCCAGAGCGCGCCAAAAGCCGGGTGTTTAAGAATTTCAGTAATATGTTCAAACCCCATCAAAAAAGCAGCTAAGCCCGTATCACACATATACACTTTTGGTGATTTGATCAGCCGTTTGCCCAGATTTCTATGGTAG
- the fusA gene encoding elongation factor G codes for MSKQKNISKIRNIGIMAHIDAGKTTVTERILYYTGRSHKIGEVHDGEATMDWMQDEQDRGITITSAVTYCQWKGATIQIIDTPGHVDFTVEVERALRVLDGAIGVFCAVGGVEPQSETVWRQADRYKVPRMAFINKMDRTGADFFAACDSIREKLSANPVMIQVPIGAEDRFKGVIDLLTMEQIAWNDETLGAEYTPGPIEDEFQDLAEEYRDKLLEAVSELDDDIMEKYLGEEEISVDELRAAIRAATIRRDMVPVLCGSALKNKGVQPLLDAIDYYLPSPKDVPPVKGEHPETGDILEFKPERNGPLAALIFKVSMIEGRKLSFARIYSGKIASGGDVFNPVLNRKEKLSRILRMHANKRERLDEASAGDIVGIVGLKDSVTGDTLCNPDHPVFLEKMEYALPVISIAIEPKTHADQEKLDDVLAKFMIEDPTLKVSKDEETGQTILSGMGELHLEIIISRMVKEFNTSVNVGKPQVVYREIITAPATGQAVFEREIQGKSHYANVTVELNPMGRGQGVTFKSIVSAEKIAPQYIQNIESGIRGSLDGGFLKGYPIVDVEIVLADGFSEEGKTSELGFGVCASMAVKEALKNAKMALLEPIMDVEVFVPDANMGDAIADLNARGGRVESITPKSDIQVVKAVVPLSKMFGYSTALRSATQGRGTFTMQFKSFDTV; via the coding sequence ATGAGCAAGCAAAAAAATATATCAAAGATCAGGAATATCGGGATCATGGCCCACATTGACGCGGGCAAGACCACGGTGACGGAGCGCATTCTCTATTACACGGGAAGGTCCCATAAAATAGGCGAAGTCCATGACGGCGAGGCTACCATGGACTGGATGCAGGATGAGCAGGACCGGGGGATTACCATTACCTCGGCCGTGACCTATTGCCAGTGGAAAGGGGCCACCATTCAAATCATCGACACCCCGGGCCATGTGGATTTCACCGTGGAGGTGGAACGGGCCTTGCGGGTTCTGGACGGGGCCATTGGTGTCTTTTGCGCCGTGGGCGGGGTGGAACCCCAGTCCGAAACGGTCTGGCGCCAGGCAGACCGGTACAAGGTACCGAGAATGGCCTTTATTAATAAAATGGATCGCACCGGCGCTGATTTTTTTGCCGCCTGTGATTCCATCAGAGAAAAGCTGTCTGCCAATCCCGTGATGATCCAGGTGCCCATCGGGGCCGAGGACCGTTTCAAGGGCGTTATTGATCTTTTGACCATGGAGCAGATTGCCTGGAATGATGAGACCTTAGGTGCCGAATACACACCCGGGCCCATTGAAGATGAGTTCCAGGATCTGGCCGAAGAATATCGGGACAAACTTCTGGAAGCGGTGTCCGAACTTGATGATGACATCATGGAAAAATACCTGGGCGAGGAAGAGATTTCAGTGGATGAGCTCCGGGCTGCCATCCGGGCTGCTACCATTCGCCGGGATATGGTGCCTGTGCTTTGCGGCTCTGCCCTGAAGAACAAAGGAGTCCAGCCGCTTCTGGACGCCATTGACTACTACCTGCCAAGCCCCAAGGACGTCCCTCCGGTTAAAGGCGAGCACCCTGAAACCGGTGATATTCTTGAATTCAAGCCGGAAAGAAACGGTCCTCTGGCTGCTCTGATTTTTAAGGTATCCATGATCGAAGGCCGTAAACTCTCCTTTGCCCGGATCTATTCAGGCAAGATTGCTTCGGGTGGGGATGTGTTTAACCCCGTTCTGAACCGCAAGGAGAAACTGTCCAGAATTTTAAGAATGCACGCCAACAAGCGCGAACGCTTGGATGAGGCCTCGGCCGGAGACATTGTCGGCATTGTGGGGCTTAAAGATTCCGTTACCGGCGATACCTTATGCAATCCGGATCATCCGGTCTTTCTGGAAAAGATGGAATATGCACTGCCGGTTATCTCCATTGCCATTGAGCCCAAAACCCATGCAGATCAGGAAAAGCTTGATGATGTGCTGGCAAAATTCATGATTGAGGACCCCACCCTCAAGGTGAGCAAGGATGAGGAGACCGGCCAGACCATTTTGTCAGGCATGGGCGAACTTCATCTCGAAATCATCATTTCAAGAATGGTCAAGGAGTTCAATACCAGTGTGAATGTGGGCAAACCCCAGGTGGTTTACCGGGAAATCATTACAGCGCCTGCAACCGGCCAGGCCGTATTTGAGCGGGAGATCCAGGGGAAATCCCATTATGCCAACGTCACGGTGGAACTCAATCCCATGGGCCGGGGTCAGGGGGTTACTTTCAAATCCATAGTTTCCGCAGAAAAAATTGCGCCCCAGTATATTCAGAATATTGAGAGCGGAATCAGGGGGAGCCTGGATGGCGGGTTCCTCAAAGGATATCCCATCGTGGACGTTGAGATTGTGCTGGCGGACGGGTTCAGCGAAGAAGGAAAGACATCAGAGCTGGGTTTTGGGGTATGTGCGTCCATGGCCGTAAAGGAGGCCCTGAAAAATGCTAAAATGGCCCTGCTTGAACCCATCATGGATGTGGAGGTATTTGTACCGGATGCCAATATGGGAGATGCCATTGCAGATCTCAATGCCAGGGGCGGCAGGGTGGAATCCATAACCCCGAAATCCGACATCCAGGTCGTCAAAGCCGTGGTCCCTTTATCAAAGATGTTTGGCTATTCCACAGCCCTTCGTTCCGCCACCCAGGGACGGGGCACCTTTACCATGCAGTTTAAAAGCTTTGATACGGTGTGA
- a CDS encoding DnaJ family domain-containing protein yields MIPGFEAIVEERIKAAQKQGRFDNLEGKGKPLLFEDSHVPNDLRLAHKILKNAGFLPPEVEIRKQMTHVRELMDQAGETSADQAKLHKRLNYLMAKLDAVRSTGPGNTLARDQYRTSLLRKIK; encoded by the coding sequence ATGATTCCAGGATTTGAAGCCATAGTTGAAGAGCGTATCAAAGCCGCCCAGAAGCAGGGCCGGTTTGACAATCTTGAAGGCAAGGGCAAACCGTTATTGTTTGAAGACAGCCATGTGCCCAATGATCTTCGCTTGGCCCATAAAATCCTGAAAAACGCAGGATTTCTGCCCCCTGAAGTTGAAATCAGAAAGCAGATGACCCATGTACGTGAACTTATGGACCAGGCCGGGGAGACATCCGCGGATCAGGCAAAGCTGCACAAAAGACTAAATTACCTGATGGCCAAACTTGATGCGGTCCGCTCAACCGGACCCGGCAACACGTTGGCCCGGGACCAGTACAGAACTTCATTATTGAGAAAAATAAAATGA
- a CDS encoding SHOCT domain-containing protein, whose product MSIRKKDKDGLFKNIFAAYFILLLHVFLLAGIGLTVILFKGIYHYLPWIMGGIAIMVLAIAWLIYHRVRATSSSLSEVLGLPEFQDRAVEIRLLGGLASFEIKAKEHPVLPNHTSFSPYADDRLIESTADLAERRLLELNGLYEKDLITREEFEKARQSIIQG is encoded by the coding sequence ATGAGTATACGTAAAAAAGACAAAGACGGATTATTTAAGAATATTTTTGCTGCCTATTTTATACTGCTGCTCCACGTATTTCTTCTGGCCGGTATCGGCCTTACCGTGATACTGTTCAAGGGAATTTATCACTATCTTCCATGGATCATGGGCGGCATTGCCATTATGGTGCTCGCCATTGCCTGGCTCATTTACCACAGAGTGAGAGCAACCTCTTCCTCCCTAAGCGAGGTGCTGGGCTTGCCTGAATTCCAGGATAGGGCTGTTGAGATACGACTGCTTGGCGGCCTTGCGTCCTTTGAAATCAAAGCCAAAGAGCATCCCGTGCTGCCGAACCACACCAGCTTTTCCCCCTATGCCGATGACAGGCTCATCGAAAGTACAGCAGACCTGGCGGAACGTAGATTGTTGGAACTCAACGGGCTTTATGAAAAGGACCTGATTACCAGAGAAGAGTTCGAAAAAGCCCGTCAGAGCATCATCCAAGGCTGA
- a CDS encoding D-alanine--D-alanine ligase — translation MKKISLALLSGGVSSEREVSLNSGNQVFEALDKQKYDIKRYDPQCDLAKLVTDAPDIDAALVILHGPFGEDGTVQGLLDLLNIPYQGAGVLGSAVAMNKLIAKRLYRQAGIPTPDYISISTHAPVPDPDRLKALGLPIVVKPACAGSSVGMSIISDEKDLPQALEKGFQNDDTLILEQYIKGTELTCGVLGNQDLEALPVIEIVPGEGHEFFDYQAKYVAGETTEICPARIDEQTTRRVQELAVEAHRALFLKGYSRTDMLLLDGELHVLETNTIPGMTATSLFPQSAAKAGYEFGVLMDKLIELAIEENKRTNLRRAQ, via the coding sequence ATGAAAAAAATCAGCCTTGCCCTGTTATCCGGCGGGGTGTCCTCAGAGCGGGAAGTATCCCTAAACAGCGGGAATCAAGTATTTGAAGCCCTTGATAAGCAAAAATACGACATCAAACGGTATGATCCCCAATGTGATCTGGCAAAACTTGTAACAGATGCGCCGGATATTGATGCGGCCTTGGTCATTCTCCATGGACCCTTTGGGGAAGACGGCACGGTTCAGGGACTTTTAGATCTTTTAAATATTCCCTATCAGGGGGCGGGTGTTTTAGGATCAGCCGTTGCCATGAACAAACTGATCGCCAAACGACTTTACCGCCAGGCAGGCATCCCGACACCTGACTATATATCCATTTCCACACATGCGCCGGTTCCCGACCCTGACAGATTAAAGGCCCTTGGACTTCCCATTGTGGTCAAACCGGCCTGCGCCGGTTCTTCGGTGGGCATGAGTATTATATCGGATGAAAAAGATCTGCCCCAAGCCCTTGAAAAAGGGTTTCAAAACGATGACACCTTGATCCTTGAACAATATATCAAGGGCACGGAACTGACCTGCGGGGTTTTGGGGAATCAGGATCTTGAGGCTCTGCCGGTCATTGAAATAGTCCCCGGCGAGGGCCATGAATTTTTTGATTACCAGGCCAAATACGTGGCAGGAGAGACCACTGAAATCTGCCCGGCCCGTATTGATGAACAAACCACACGGCGGGTACAGGAATTAGCTGTTGAAGCCCACAGGGCATTGTTTCTTAAAGGCTATTCCAGAACAGACATGCTGCTTTTGGATGGTGAACTGCATGTCCTTGAAACCAACACCATCCCCGGCATGACAGCCACAAGCCTTTTCCCCCAGTCCGCAGCCAAGGCGGGCTATGAATTTGGTGTCCTCATGGACAAACTCATTGAACTTGCCATAGAAGAAAACAAAAGAACGAATTTAAGGAGAGCCCAATGA
- the purD gene encoding phosphoribosylamine--glycine ligase produces MKILVIGSGGREHTLVWKIAQSPIVDKIYCAPGNAGTATLAENVNIGAEDIDTLAAFAEKNQIDLTVVGPEGPLVAGIADRFEEKGLAVFGPSGAAAQLEGSKVFSKNHMLKYGIPCAAGKAFTDPERAKLYANALGAPCVVKADGLAAGKGVIVCTSLEEANTAIDDMLEGNKFGDAGAVVVVEECLKGEEASFIVFTDGNTVLALPESQDHKRIFDDDKGPNTGGMGAYSPAPVLDHLLRTKAMEEVMIPAVKGMAQEGTPFKGVLYAGLMVDKDNIKVLEFNTRLGDPETQPILMRLKNDIVPLMEACCNGTLHNHTIKIDPRAAMCVVIAAGGYPGSYEKGHEITGLDQANGVKDTVVFHAGTALDNGKVVASGGRVLGVTSLGDTVEDAINTAYEACAKINFKDCFKRKDIGAKALKRMAIPPQVGVIMGSDSDFSVMKSALVMLKKFDIPYYVTVASAHRTPEKAVQLATQAREQGVKVLICGAGHAAHLAGVIAAHTTLPVLGVPIDSSALQGMDALLATVQMPPGIPVSTMAIGKSGAQNAGITAAQIIGVSDPVVAEKLAAFKKEMADKVEQKAASFA; encoded by the coding sequence ATGAAAATCCTTGTAATCGGCAGCGGCGGCCGGGAACACACCCTGGTCTGGAAAATTGCACAAAGCCCGATTGTAGATAAAATATATTGTGCCCCGGGAAATGCAGGTACCGCAACCCTGGCTGAAAATGTGAATATAGGTGCTGAAGATATTGACACCCTGGCAGCGTTTGCCGAAAAAAATCAGATTGACCTGACTGTTGTAGGTCCCGAAGGACCTCTGGTGGCGGGTATTGCAGATCGTTTTGAGGAAAAAGGCCTGGCCGTGTTCGGTCCGTCCGGAGCCGCAGCACAGCTTGAAGGCTCCAAGGTATTTTCCAAAAATCATATGCTCAAGTACGGAATCCCCTGTGCTGCGGGCAAAGCCTTTACCGATCCTGAGCGGGCCAAGCTTTATGCAAACGCCCTGGGCGCACCCTGCGTGGTCAAAGCGGACGGGCTGGCCGCCGGCAAAGGCGTAATTGTCTGCACAAGTCTTGAAGAGGCAAACACCGCCATTGACGATATGCTGGAAGGCAACAAATTTGGTGATGCCGGTGCCGTGGTGGTGGTGGAAGAGTGTCTTAAAGGTGAGGAAGCCTCTTTTATTGTCTTCACAGACGGTAACACAGTGCTTGCCCTGCCCGAATCCCAGGACCACAAACGGATATTTGATGATGACAAAGGCCCCAATACCGGCGGCATGGGCGCATACTCTCCGGCACCTGTTCTGGATCACCTGCTGCGTACAAAGGCCATGGAAGAGGTGATGATCCCGGCGGTGAAAGGCATGGCCCAGGAAGGCACACCTTTTAAAGGGGTGCTCTATGCCGGATTAATGGTGGACAAAGACAACATCAAAGTATTGGAGTTTAACACCCGTCTTGGTGATCCTGAAACCCAGCCCATCCTTATGCGCTTGAAAAACGACATAGTTCCTTTGATGGAAGCCTGCTGCAACGGCACCCTGCACAACCATACAATCAAAATTGATCCACGGGCTGCCATGTGTGTGGTCATTGCTGCCGGCGGATACCCGGGATCTTACGAAAAGGGTCATGAAATCACGGGACTGGATCAGGCCAATGGGGTCAAGGATACCGTGGTATTCCATGCCGGCACTGCCTTGGACAACGGCAAAGTCGTGGCATCCGGCGGCCGTGTGCTTGGGGTGACATCCCTTGGTGATACGGTTGAAGATGCCATTAATACGGCCTATGAAGCCTGTGCCAAAATCAATTTTAAAGACTGCTTTAAAAGAAAAGATATTGGTGCCAAGGCATTGAAACGCATGGCTATCCCGCCCCAGGTAGGTGTGATCATGGGATCAGACTCCGATTTTTCGGTAATGAAAAGCGCCCTGGTCATGCTCAAAAAATTCGACATCCCCTACTATGTCACTGTGGCATCTGCCCACAGGACCCCTGAAAAGGCCGTGCAGTTGGCGACCCAGGCCCGGGAGCAGGGAGTCAAGGTGCTCATTTGCGGAGCAGGACATGCGGCACATTTAGCCGGTGTTATTGCCGCCCACACCACCCTGCCTGTTTTGGGTGTTCCCATTGACTCCAGTGCCCTTCAAGGCATGGATGCGCTTTTGGCAACGGTGCAGATGCCCCCCGGTATTCCGGTTTCCACCATGGCCATCGGCAAATCCGGGGCCCAGAATGCCGGCATCACGGCGGCCCAGATCATCGGGGTGTCTGATCCGGTGGTGGCGGAAAAACTGGCGGCATTTAAAAAGGAAATGGCAGATAAGGTGGAGCAAAAAGCGGCATCTTTTGCCTGA
- a CDS encoding L-threonylcarbamoyladenylate synthase, whose amino-acid sequence MVQNKIIRVDKNHPDPDIINQAAGILKTGGLVIFPAACLYGVAANALSAYAVEKVFQLKQRPRNNPILVLIKNTAQLDGLVTTVPDKARILMDKFWPGGLTIVFDAADSVNPKLTAGSKKLGIRLPGHPVVRALVNSVDFPVTGTSANLSGRPGCTRTDMLCPEIMEKVDLVLDAGPVKGGAGSTVVDVTCTPPRILRRGAIPATDICACLKN is encoded by the coding sequence ATGGTCCAAAATAAAATTATCCGGGTGGACAAAAACCATCCGGATCCTGACATCATAAACCAGGCCGCCGGCATTCTTAAAACCGGCGGCCTGGTTATTTTTCCGGCGGCCTGCCTTTACGGGGTGGCGGCCAACGCCCTGTCCGCCTATGCCGTTGAAAAGGTATTCCAGCTCAAACAGCGCCCCCGCAACAATCCCATCCTGGTACTGATAAAAAATACGGCCCAGCTTGACGGCCTCGTTACAACGGTTCCGGACAAGGCCCGGATACTCATGGACAAATTCTGGCCCGGCGGCCTGACCATAGTCTTTGATGCGGCAGACAGTGTTAACCCCAAGCTTACCGCGGGAAGCAAAAAACTTGGCATCCGCCTGCCCGGACACCCTGTGGTCAGGGCTTTGGTCAATAGTGTTGATTTTCCTGTCACCGGCACCAGCGCCAACCTGTCCGGCCGGCCCGGATGCACCCGAACAGATATGCTATGTCCCGAAATTATGGAAAAAGTCGACCTGGTTCTGGACGCAGGTCCGGTCAAAGGCGGTGCCGGATCAACGGTGGTTGATGTAACCTGCACGCCGCCCAGAATCCTTCGCAGGGGAGCCATCCCCGCCACAGACATTTGCGCCTGCCTGAAAAATTGA
- a CDS encoding rhomboid family intramembrane serine protease, translating into MKIRYNSPVVLTYAILALICLALPVSNFLGMSLASPSRPAFSDPVFYARLFTYVLAHAGWTHFKGNLIMILLLGPLLEEKYGSWLLFEMMVITAAATALISAVVFHTSLVGGSGLVFMMILLSSFSNFRDGEIPLAFILVAVIYIGSELTQVLKVDQISHFGHLAGGLFGAGFGFLRGKNR; encoded by the coding sequence ATGAAAATCAGATACAATTCACCTGTGGTGTTGACATATGCCATCCTGGCACTGATCTGCCTTGCCCTGCCTGTCTCAAATTTTTTGGGAATGAGCCTGGCATCGCCTTCCCGGCCGGCGTTTTCTGATCCTGTATTTTATGCACGACTTTTTACATATGTCCTGGCCCATGCCGGATGGACTCATTTCAAGGGTAACCTGATCATGATTCTTTTGTTAGGACCGCTTCTGGAAGAAAAATACGGCTCATGGCTGCTGTTTGAAATGATGGTGATCACCGCTGCGGCAACCGCGTTGATCAGTGCGGTGGTTTTTCATACCTCCCTTGTGGGGGGCTCCGGTCTGGTGTTTATGATGATTCTGCTCAGTTCCTTTTCAAATTTCAGGGATGGGGAAATTCCTTTGGCTTTTATTCTGGTGGCCGTGATTTATATTGGATCTGAATTGACCCAGGTTTTGAAGGTCGATCAGATTTCCCACTTTGGCCATTTGGCGGGCGGACTTTTTGGGGCGGGGTTTGGATTTTTAAGGGGTAAAAACAGGTAG
- a CDS encoding DUF362 domain-containing protein: MNRRDFFKKAITSGIAAGSFLAFPKVNQFWNTPSNASSLPYDLVAVRGGEPDTMFDAAINALGGIGTFVPRGSRVLVKPNIGWDVPPERAGNTHPALVGTIVAQCLDAGASQVTVFDHTCDNWRRCYKNSGIGAAVKKAGGKMISGDSEGYYKTVTVPSGLRLKETKVHQALLDADVFINVPILKHHSSAMVTIGMKNLMGVVWDRWYWHRNDLHQCIADFASFRKPDLTVVDAYNVMKRNGPRGVSVNDVVSMKAQVVSRDPVAADAAATKLFGMEPGDIRHIKIASQMNLGQMDLEHLAINRIKI, from the coding sequence ATGAATAGACGGGATTTTTTTAAAAAGGCCATCACCAGCGGGATTGCTGCAGGCTCCTTTCTAGCCTTTCCCAAGGTCAACCAATTTTGGAACACACCGTCCAACGCGTCTTCACTTCCTTATGACCTGGTGGCGGTAAGGGGTGGTGAACCGGACACCATGTTTGATGCAGCCATAAATGCTCTGGGCGGAATAGGCACCTTCGTTCCCCGGGGCAGCCGGGTTTTGGTAAAACCCAATATCGGCTGGGATGTCCCGCCTGAGCGGGCCGGCAACACCCACCCTGCCCTTGTGGGGACGATTGTTGCCCAGTGCCTTGACGCGGGAGCCTCTCAGGTAACCGTGTTCGATCATACCTGTGACAACTGGCGCAGGTGCTATAAAAACAGCGGTATTGGCGCGGCCGTAAAAAAGGCCGGCGGAAAAATGATCTCCGGTGACAGCGAAGGATATTACAAAACGGTTACCGTCCCATCAGGCCTGCGCTTGAAAGAAACTAAAGTGCACCAGGCCCTGCTGGACGCCGATGTATTCATCAATGTGCCGATCCTCAAGCACCACAGCTCCGCCATGGTCACCATCGGCATGAAAAATCTCATGGGCGTGGTCTGGGACCGCTGGTACTGGCACCGCAACGACCTTCACCAGTGCATTGCCGATTTTGCCTCCTTTCGCAAACCGGATCTGACAGTTGTAGATGCCTACAACGTGATGAAGCGCAATGGTCCCAGAGGCGTCAGTGTCAATGACGTGGTCTCCATGAAGGCCCAGGTGGTCTCCAGGGACCCTGTAGCCGCAGATGCCGCTGCAACAAAACTGTTCGGCATGGAGCCGGGTGATATTCGCCACATTAAGATTGCCTCACAGATGAATCTTGGGCAGATGGACCTTGAACATCTTGCCATCAACCGGATCAAAATATAA